The nucleotide window GCGTCTCGGCGACCGAGGCGACGGACGCCGCGATGGACGGCCGGGACGGCCAGCCCGCCGAGGCAGTCACGGTGCCGACGGAGACGATCACGGGCTCGGGACTGGACAGAGCGTTCGACCGGGTGCGGGGAGCGTCGCTCGACAGCACGGTCGACCGACTCCGCGGGATGGCCGTCGCCGTCGAGCGGACGACCGCCGGCGTCGATCCGGAGACGGCCCGCGACCGAGTCCGACACGGCGAGTGGACGGACGACGAGCTCGCGGCGGCCGTCCTCGGCGAGGCGGTTCCGGTACCGGTGGTCGCGCGGCTGCGCGCCTGGCTCGACGAGGAGCGCGAGGCGCGCCGCCGGCTCCGCCGGACGGTCGCGGCCGTGGAGACGCGGCTGGACGACGACGGGCCGAGCGGGGGTGGGTCCGCGTGACGGACGAGTCGACGAGCGCCGACGCGACCGAGACGCGGGCGGCGGACACACGCGCGACCGACGCCGAGACGGCCGGCGACTGGGACTGGGTCGACGAGGAGTGGGACGAGCCGACCGGCGGCGGAGGGGGCGGTGACACCGCGGGGAGCAGTGACGACGACATCGGAGCGACCGACGAGAGTGAGACGACCGACGAGAGCGAGACGGCCGACGAGACGGCGACGGTGCTCGGTCGGGAGCGGCTGTGGCGTCGGTGGCGGGTGTGGCTCGGTGGGGCCCTTGGCCTCGTCGGGCTGGGGCTGTTGTACGGCGCACCGTTGGTCGTTGCGAGCGCGGTGGTGCCGCTGACGTACGTCGGCTACGCGGCCGTGTCGGCGCTGCCGGCGACGGCGAGTGTCCGGCTGACCCGCGCGGTGCCCGACCGCCAGACGACACCCGGGGACGCCGTCCCGGTGGAACTCACCGTCGAGAACGACGGCGACGCGGTCCTGACGGATCTGCGGGTGGTCGACGGCGTCCCCGAGGAGCTGGGGGTCGTGGACGGCTCCCCGCGGGCGGCGCTGTCGCTCCGCCCCGGGGAGACGGCGAGCCTGCAGTACGAGGTGGTCGCCCGCAGGGGGAGCTACCAGTTCGACGCCGGTCGCGTCCGGGTCCGGTCGTTGGCCGGCAGCGACGCGGCGACGCTCTCCGTCCCGGTCGGCGGCGACGACGCCGTCGGCTGTACCGCGCCGGCGGCGACGGTCGGCGTCTCGCGTGCGGCGCCGCTGGGCGTCGGGAGCGCGACGGCCGACACCGGCGGCGAGGGGCTGGAGTTCCACAGCACCCGGACGTACCGCCGTGGCGACCCCCGGTCGCGGGTGAACTGGCGGCAGTACGCGAAGCGTCGCCAGCTCGTCACGACGGAGTTCCGAGAGGAGCGCGCCGGCCGGGCGGTGGTGCTGGTGGACGTGCGGCCGTCGACCCGACGGTCGGCGGCCGCGGCCCACCCGACGGGTGCGGAGTACGCCGCCTACGCGGCGGAGGCGGCCGTCGAACGGCTCCGCGCGGACGGGGACGAGGTGTCGCTCGCGGTGTTGGGGCTGTCACCCGAGGCGGTGTCCGTCCCGGTGTCGACCGCCGGAGAGACGGCGTGGGTGCGACGAGCGGACGGCGCCGACGGCCGACGGCGGGCCCGGGAGACGCTGGCGGCCGCGGCCGCGGTCGCGGGCGAGCGGAGCCGGGAGTCGCCCGGGGAGGGAGGGTACGACGGCGACGTGCCGCGCGGGACGGACGCCGCGGCCGCCTCGCTCGTGGCCCGGTGTCCGGACGGGGCGGAGGTGATCGTGGTCTCCCCGTTCCCCGACAGCGTGCCGACGGCGTACGCCCGGCGGTTCGCCGTCGCCGGCCACGCCGTCTCCGTGATCGCGCCGGACAACACCGGCGGCGACAGCCTCGGCGGTCGGACGGCCGCGGTGGCGCGTCGACTCCGGCTCCGGGACGCCCGACCGTTGTGTCGGACCGTCGTCGACTGGCCGAGCGACAGACCGCTAGGGCTGGCGGTCGCGCGGGCACTCGCCGGGGGTGGACGGCGGTGAGCCGGTCGGGAGACGCGGACGGCGCCCCGCCGACGGCCAACTGGCGGTCGCCGCCGGTCGTGACGCTGCTGTCGACGTTGTTGCTCGTGGGCGCCGGCTGGGCGCTGGCGACCGCGGTCGGCGTCGTCGACACGGCCGGCGCGACCGTCGCCGGTGCCGTCGCCGTCGGCGTCTTGACACGGCTCGCGGCCGCCGACAGCTACCGCCCGGCGGCCGTCGCGGCCGCGACCGTCGTGACGCTGCCGGCCGGCGGGCTGGCCGTCGCCGGTACGGCGCTCGTCTTCCTCGCGCAGTTCGCCGGCTCGGCGCCCGTCGGGGCGGTGTTCGTCGTCGCCGGCCTCGGCGTCGCGGCGCTGGGGGCGACCGGGCTCCCGGGCGAGCCCGTGGCGTCGCGTGGACTCTCGGCGGCCGCCGCGGTCGCGCTGACTGCGACCCTGCTCGTCGGGACGGCCGCGTCGCTGCCGGCGCTCCGGGCCGTCGCCGCCGCCGAGGCGGGGGTGACCGTGTCGCTCGCGCCGTTGTCGTCGTTCGTCGACCGACTCGTGACGGTCGTCGTCACCCCGGGAGCGTCGCCGCCGCCGGTCGGCAGCCTCCTCGCGGTCGCCGGGCTGGCGGCGGTGACGCTCGCGGCCGCGTCGCGCCGGCTGCCCGTCGTAGAACTGCTGGACGACGAGACCGAGGAGACTGCCGGTGCCG belongs to Halobaculum sp. MBLA0143 and includes:
- a CDS encoding DUF58 domain-containing protein; translation: MTDESTSADATETRAADTRATDAETAGDWDWVDEEWDEPTGGGGGGDTAGSSDDDIGATDESETTDESETADETATVLGRERLWRRWRVWLGGALGLVGLGLLYGAPLVVASAVVPLTYVGYAAVSALPATASVRLTRAVPDRQTTPGDAVPVELTVENDGDAVLTDLRVVDGVPEELGVVDGSPRAALSLRPGETASLQYEVVARRGSYQFDAGRVRVRSLAGSDAATLSVPVGGDDAVGCTAPAATVGVSRAAPLGVGSATADTGGEGLEFHSTRTYRRGDPRSRVNWRQYAKRRQLVTTEFREERAGRAVVLVDVRPSTRRSAAAAHPTGAEYAAYAAEAAVERLRADGDEVSLAVLGLSPEAVSVPVSTAGETAWVRRADGADGRRRARETLAAAAAVAGERSRESPGEGGYDGDVPRGTDAAAASLVARCPDGAEVIVVSPFPDSVPTAYARRFAVAGHAVSVIAPDNTGGDSLGGRTAAVARRLRLRDARPLCRTVVDWPSDRPLGLAVARALAGGGRR